DNA sequence from the Rubrobacter radiotolerans DSM 5868 genome:
CGGCGGAGGGCGTCCCGGGGCGGCGCGTGAGGATGCAGGTCGAGATCCCGAACCGCTACAGCGTCGAGAGCGAAGGCTATCTGAGTGTCGACCGGGAGGCTCGTCGTCTGGAGTGGGGTGCCGAGGCGGAGCGCGACTACTCGGGGTGGCTGCTCGTTGGGGAGAACGGGGAGACCGAGAGCGAGGTCACGGTACACCTCTCCTTCGGGGAGCGCTCCGTCGAGGAGGAGGTCCAGCGCGAGTCGGGCGAGGACCACGACCCGCTCGCCGAAGGGGTCGCAGCGACGCTCGAGTCCATAAGGCGGCAGATAGAGGAGGGTTCGGGCAAGGTGTCCCCACCCTCCCCGGAGCGCTGAGGGGAGCGGCCCCGCAGCGCACGAGGCGGTTCGCGCCCCTTGTGTACGATGCCGGGGCGAAGCTCGGAGGCCGCAACAGCCGAGCCTCAGATCTCACCCGTCACTAAAACCCTTAGCGGTCGTCGCACGGCTAGCTCTACCTGCGGCGAAGGGTCGTTACGATGTAGACAAGAACCGCAACGAGTAGGGCGATAAGAAGAGCCCACACCAGCAGCGCGAAGAGCCCGCCGAAGAAGCCGCCGCCCATCATCCCACTGCCCATCATTCCGCTGCCCATCGTGCCGTAGCCGGTCGCGCCGCGGAAGAGGCCGACGAGGAGCAGGGTCACGAGCACGCCGCCTGCGGCTCCGATAAGGACCTTTGCGTAGTCGCTCATGTTCGTCCTCTCTCTTTTGCAGCCACTACCGGGCCAGCAGCCCGCTCATGGCCTTCAGGCCGGCCTCCATGCCTCTCCAGGGAATGCCGGCGTGGAAGGGGTTGCCGAAGGCGAAGCGGAAGGGCAGGTAGTAGCCCAGGGCCTTCTTGCCCAGTCGCCAGGCGGCGTAGGAGCCGACCTTGTAGC
Encoded proteins:
- a CDS encoding SRPBCC family protein, whose protein sequence is MQEYEQSQTIKAPAGAVFAWLSDVENLPHYLPPVKSATLEGPSAEGVPGRRVRMQVEIPNRYSVESEGYLSVDREARRLEWGAEAERDYSGWLLVGENGETESEVTVHLSFGERSVEEEVQRESGEDHDPLAEGVAATLESIRRQIEEGSGKVSPPSPER